The DNA segment AAAACTGTGTTTCACTATTAAATAATATTCCAGTTTTTTGAGATGCAGAAAGCTAGTCTGTGTTAAGTGCTAAGCTGTTCTTATGAAAGTTACCAAAAATATGTGGTGGAAACAATTCTGACAAAATGCAAGTCTTAGtatttcaaatgatttattaaaaaagacaaacttcgataatattttaatctattcaCATGGACCTGAGGAGGACAGCGTTTGGCCAGATATGCTGTTTAGTGCCActtaaaggtaaaaataaaaagctaactTTCAAACTGACCGTCCTGTGCTGAAGATGCATGCTAGGCTGCTAGCCATTATTGTTTTTGACAATATGCTGCAAATCTGTTCTTATTGTGTGCAAGCTAAtcatgttttcaacatttcaccCAGTGACACAGGCAGCTGAGCTCAAGTCCAGTTGATATTCTGATAccacttatttaaaaaacttagACAAATACCACTGAAACAACCCACTCACCTCTGCTACCTCCTTGCAGAGCTCAAGTCCTATGTCTTCTAGGTTTTTCTTCACTTGTTTTCTAGCTTTCCGgatttttgtcagattattCACAGGGAGCTGGTACATGGCTCCtgggagaaaagagaaatactaAGAGTCCTTGAAGCTGGTTAAAGTGCATCTGCAGGGATTCTCCTTGGCTAGTGCTACACTGCTGGATAATACAGTAGTGTAGCACtattgaaaaaggaaaatcccCGATACATCCTTTGattcaaataaatcacaacAGGTACTTTGAATtgcaaaaaaacttttaaacgAGTATTAATAATCAGTGCAACGACTAAACCGGACAGATTTGACATGGGAGGGCGCGACCCCTTAACTTAACTCATCCCAGTGGACAACATGCAACATGGATGGATATCTCAATACAACAGCACTGCTGCAGCTAGCGTGTGTTGTTGTGAATATGGACTGACTGACCCCATGCATGAGAGATCGCCTCATCAGATAGGCCTACTGATGCTTTTTATCCTGAACCCCGCTAAATTGCATTAGCTTTGTTCCGTTAGCACTGCTGGCTGCTTCTTGCAGCAGGGTCCACatataaaaagtcaatttaGACAGACGTTTTATAATTTTGTGGTAATATGAAAAGGGAGGGTGACTTACCTTACAATGTGTCTCCGGGCTATACAGTTCGTCTCACTGACATAAATGGGtaacaaagaaataaactctGTGAATCGGGACGAAATGACTGGTGATGTTCTCACTCTGTTCTGACGCCGAAATGCTAATGCTATTAGCTCCTTCACCGTTAACTGGCTAAACGCTAGCTATCTAGTTAGCTGCCGCATCTGCAGCAACAAGCGGCTTAGGCAACGCACTAAATATGCTAGTGCTCGTTTTAATAGCCTAGCACACCACGTACGTCCCCCAGGCCAAAAATTCCCCCTCGCTATCTCTTTAGCTCGTTTCAGTCCTGAGGCTAGCCTGTTAGCAGCGTTCTATATTTCAAGAGctttacataaaatccaaaatggcgACCAGGAAAAGACGGAAGTGGCGTTTTAGTGTTGAGAAGAGACTGTTTGATGTGGTTTTATTCATGGCGTAAAATGctccaattatttttattaacagcTTCACAGTTTAAATGTCAATCAAATATGcacaataactttgtttttgtagactttcagaaaaatattatttttgaattcaattcaaaatgctttataaactaattttattttcaaagtagGGTTGCCAcctttcagaaaagaaaataacgGTTTGGTGCCCACAGAAGTGGCGCACTTCACCTTATGGCTGTCTTTAGTAAAACTAAAGTATCAATAGGGTAATCATTACAGAGGGCAATCATTACTCCAATCCGAGTAGTATAACTTCAACATGTTAAGCAGAGTAGATTAAGCTTTAATTAAACAGGTGCAAAAGGTATTCGGTAAAAAGTAAAGTActgaagtactgagtaactgatcataGCAcgtgatttaatattttttaaattcatctcAGACAGAAGACCaataccaaaaatatttatacaataaGGAGTTGGGTTCAGAGGCTGTTTCTGGACCAAATTTACCAGGGGCCAGGGTAGTTGGCCCCATAATGCTTTTCTTGGggaacacttaaaaaaaaagaatgaaataaaaaataggtgaatatttcataaagtaaTATATAAGTGAACCAAAGAGCCACTTGAATCAGCCCCTGCCCATGCGGTGCAGATCTGTGCCTGATGCATTGGTTAGCATGTCTTTACTTCcttcttatagcttgatagaTAGTCAGGTTAtacaaactggcaacccacattaataaaataatagtgaAATGATATCAACCAcaagatatcaacatttttcctacacGGAAAAACctaacaaacttttttttaatgtaggataaataaacagtttctcTTCACAAGATTTATTAGTTTGCTATTAAACCATTAGtgtgattttgttatttaaattgtcatttatatatatatatatatatatatatacctttttttttcaaattattttagatgaaaaaaCGTATCATCCAAACTCATCATCTTAAGAATCATAATCAAACCATGGTTGTCtactaaaaacacaataagaaaCTTCATAAATTATAGCAAAATGTTCCGTACCATGTTGGCCTCACGAGACGCTGATGTCTGGTTCTGACGGCTCTGCAGTGTTCCTCtgctgatccattctgtctgataccATACAGCAGCACACTGCGCCACTgaatatcacatttttaaaagcaatgtctgtattcatcctcactgacatTGGTCTTTCTGGAAAGTGTCTTCCCACTCACATCTGTATTTTTGCAAGAGTTCTTGCTTCCAAGGACATGGTGGAGCATCGGgcggagattttttttaaaaaaacgcGGGTTGCAAACGTGACAGCAGCGCCGTTCGTGCTACTTGTGTAGCTCCGGCCATGACAGTTTAGCTGACCTTAtatcctgtgttttattttggtcattattgTTATATTTAGGGTTGACATGTGTGTGATAGGCGTGTGTATCAGACATCTATAGAAATATGGACCAAATCGTGTCTCATATTGATTCAATACGGGACGATTCCGTATTTTACAGGGCGGATGGAAAGCCTacttcaaagagttgttgtaaATGCTGATGGGTTTGGGCAGGAAGGCtatcctgtagcagtctgttaCACCAAATCTGAAGAGTCCTCTGAGTgaagacacttttttttgtatgaCCATGTCATGAAGAGGATGCTCATGGTtgtctgtaatgttttttattttatgaagaatcctttgCACAATTATCTCTCGAGGTTCAAGAGGagtccccagaacagaaccagccttatTTTTTTCGGCTTTAGCCTTTATCAAGTCACTTGCTACCCCAACAGATGATGGCAGAAGATGTTACACTCTCCCAAACAGATCTATAGATGATCTGCAGCATCGTGTTGCAAACTCCGAAGAACATAAGCTTCCGTAAGAAGTACATTCTGCTCTGTCTGTTCTGGGTGAAGGCTTCACTCCAGTGCCGTCTGTTGATCAGGTGCCCAGCGAGGTATTTGTACTCCTCCTAACCccgttgtttttttgtttttttattttcacaatcatttgttttgttcctattcaagaattattgttattattgttgttcAGGCGTTGTTTTAATTCCAGTTgctccagaacctccagcacAACAACACGAGGTCCAGTCATCACCAGCCTGGTCACTGTCTTGTAGTCCAGGTAAAGAACACACCTGCCATTCACCTGGCACACAAACTGCCGTATCTATGGAGATTGGTTACATTCATGGATCTAACTTCTGTGTAAACACTAAACGTTTTACTGTgtcatgtgatttatttgtcaatttttttttttctcccaccttAACTCCAGCAGCTGCCGCAGGGCTGCCAGGATCCACGGCCTGAACGTAGCAGGGCGCCCTGCCTCTGACCACAATGCCCCAGCCCAGGGCGTCCCCGATCACCTGGGGGTCACGGGGAATTAAAATGCATCTTACAGTTTGGGGGAAATGCAAACTTACAGTTAGCACTGAGCTATAATCGTTGTATTTCAAGGACGGACGTGAGGGTGACTAACATCTCTGGTTCAGTTTAgttcatttaaagctgcagaatgtaactttgATAGGcagcgtttttttgttttcatatttgttaaaactatcaccaTGTCCTGACAGTATTATATGAAACACATAATCTGTGAAAGGATCAATCTCCTACTACTcttccctgagctactattgccttctgaagaaatgcaccgctcccgaccaaaaacaaccaatcagagtcagggggcgggtcttagcgctgccaatcaatGCTACTTAATGAGctaatggcagaaaaacaactccCTGCTACAGGAAAACCCTTTATCCACCGTCATCGGTCTCCAAGCtgactagccttagcattcacaataTTCTCTGCTAGCTGCAGCTTAGCAGGGACCAAGGGAGGGAGAATGTGAttgacccgcctcctggctctgactgccTTCTTCCAGTGCTAACTGGAAACAACCAATATTTTTCGCAGAATATTTGTCTCATAACATACTGTCaagacatggtgacagtttcaacagtttcaaaatatttttcataaaaatgactGAGCTTTAAGGACACCCATTAGTCCCCACCATAAACTATTCCACTATTCTGGTCCACACACCAGAAgtgttataataaaaaaaaaaaaatcacaatattacAATGTGTGTGATATGTAAACTAAATATGATTTCTCACATGCAATCACTCACCGTAAGCACTTTCCTGATGAAGGGTGCTCCAGGGGCCAGTAACTCCTCACATGTGACatgtctttttaaaactgtaGAGCCAGAAAAGATGATTAGGTTCATAAGCAGTCCCCTATTGAAAAGAATATGGTGCTATGCTATGCTATACTAGAGGGCATACACCATatctttactttaaataaattaaaaatagaatttttctTAGGATTAAATAATTTGATCTATCTATGTATCTATCTAAAGATATATATCTCTGAAAAACCAGgggaaactgattttttttttcaactttctaTGTTTTGAAGACTTTTGGGTTTTCTACCTCTAAAACATCATATTTCATTTATCTGGGCTCTGAATGCAATTGTTCCACCTGCCTGATTTAGGATTGGATCTCACGACTGAGTTTGCAGAGAGTTGACTGAGAGTTTGAAATCCGCCAGAATGAAGCTGAAGCGAATTCAGACTGGATCTCCGGCCACATGCAGTCTGTTTTATGTCTTTACTTGGCCCAACTGcaaagggaacaaaaaaaagtgtattcAGAAGTTGATGTTCaaatcaaagtaaatttttccaactagaaaacagaaaatttgataTTAACTGGATTGAAAAGCACTGTTATGCTCCTGGATGGGGTCTTTGCGTAGAAAAAATGGACTGTCGAGATTGTTTTCCTCTTGGATGGAAGCCCCATCATTCTCTTGCTCCCTTTCATTTAACAGCTCAGAAAGGCGCCGGCGGCGACGGAAATTGATGCAAAACTGATAGAGGAGCCCACTGTCGAAGAAGTCACGCTTCTTTGTCACTGGTGATGGGAATGGAATGCATGCGTTAAATAACACTGGAACGTGTTTTAAGAACaaatgggtgtgtgtgtgtgtgtgtttgcttttgatTGCCAAAAGTCCCCAGTGGCCACTCACCGCCGGCAGCCGCTGCTTACCCTTTACAGGAGTGCAAACGAGCTCTGCGCTCACCGTGTTGAATGATGCCATGCTCCTGCAACGCCCGACTCAGCTCCACCCCCTGGCGCCTGCTCTCCACCTCCCCGTTCTGCAGGAGCCAGTCTATCAGCTGGTAGCCCGGAAACGAGCGCTGATACCAAACCCCGTGCTCCTCTCTCAGCTGCAGGATGGAGCTTTTGTCGGCGACGAGACTGAAAAGAACCGGTGATAGAAACCACGAAACAAATTCTCTCAGAACGCGTTCTGGACATTTGAGAAAGGAAATACGTAGATCATTAGTTTGTGTAATAATCCACAGTTGTTTATCCCCTTAGATGTGTTAAAAGCAATTCATCTTCCTTGGCAGAGGCAgaatataacataaaaaaatttgcagcttttaaataaatcttcacaaaaaaaaaaaaaccctgcttgTTCCCTTGTAATTTTGCCACAactctgaaaaaaaatgcatttggttGGCATGCAGATCATGTGGTTTATGTCCATAAAACAATTACCATAGTTTTCCCTGCCAGTGTCCAGTGGAGTTCTGCTagtgatttaataaaatttggaaGAAGGCTGCAGcataataaaatgtcaaaaaaaaaaaaaagtgaagcattGTGAGTCCTTTCCGCACTCTGTAAGATTTTCACAGACTAAACTCTGCTGCTCAaccaaatgcatttttgaacaaacatggcacaaatatatatatatatatatatatatatatatacaaaatatatttatatatatatatatatatatataaatatatatatatatatatatatatatatatatatatatatatatatatatatataaaataaataaatatatgtgtatatatggactttttttttttttaccagaggCATCATCACAGCAAAGGAAACCAACCAAGCAGAAACTTCCTTAATTTTAAAGCCAAGTCTACATGGATTTGTATTTAGAGTTGTGGTGCCATGCAAATGAAGCAGCCAACTGTAACAGGAAAGAGAGTTCTCTGAATGTAGCTTTCAGAAAcacatcttcttcttcttctttcttttctaccTCAGAAACGTCTACAGAGAATTGCTGGAAAAGAGGTGATGCAACACAGTGGTAAACATGCCAACTTTTCCACAACAACTTGAATCAAATTCaagaacttttatttaaaaatgataatggATATTTGAAATTTTTCGCAAAGCATTGCATTTTCTTCGGTACTCCTCCCGGTCACATGACCAAGCTATTTTCAGTCgacagacttttcttttttgtattgaGTTCTTACTTTTCATACAGGCTTTGT comes from the Gambusia affinis linkage group LG07, SWU_Gaff_1.0, whole genome shotgun sequence genome and includes:
- the si:dkeyp-97e7.9 gene encoding LOW QUALITY PROTEIN: DEP domain-containing mTOR-interacting protein (The sequence of the model RefSeq protein was modified relative to this genomic sequence to represent the inferred CDS: deleted 2 bases in 1 codon), giving the protein MYQVQKTTNASHYIQSFTHSLGDGGKIAPDSAPRCSDRAEAASTGATGPSDHQQQARRVKCLNLKDTTTEWGNPSIAGRTPTTTVIGFPLCFICAPQPPARYPAAFSQAQGSHRKQHSAEGKGQGTTIHRRTTPSGSAEPLRLKNKTKNPGIANMERTSSIRRKTIARQHKTEVMIAGEQLRLRLHDGKLIKDRRYHLRTYPNCFVAQELIDWLVSHKEVSDRATAVCLMQHLMDNDIVHHVCDKRPEFKDAKLLYRFRKDDGTFPFNTEVKIFMRGQSLYENLVADKSSILQLREEHGVWYQRSFPGYQLIDWLLQNGEVESRRQGVELSRALQEHGIIQHVTKKRDFFDSGLLYQFCINFRRRRRLSELLNEREQENDGASIQEENNLDSPFFLRKDPIQEHNSAFQSIGPSKDIKQTACGRRSSLNSLQLHSGGFQTLSQLSANSVVRSNPKSVLKRHVTCEELLAPGAPFIRKVLTVIGDALGWGIVVRGRAPCYVQAVDPGSPAAAAGVKIRQFVCQVNGRCVLYLDYKTVTRLVMTGPRVVVLEVLEQLELKQRLNNNNNNNS